From a single Azospirillum fermentarium genomic region:
- a CDS encoding UDP-2,3-diacylglucosamine diphosphatase translates to MGAASVNRYRSIWISDIHLGTRGCKADILLDFLKHNESDFLYLVGDIVDGWRLRKGWYWPQAHNDVVQKILRRARKGAKVFYVPGNHDEAARDYLGLTFGGVRVVSEAEHTTADGRRFLVIHGDQFDAVVKYARWLALIGDHAYVALLQVNTGFNWVRRKLGFPYWSLSAYLKHKAKTAVEFIGQYEHALAEEARRRRIDGIICGHIHSAEMRTIEGVLYCNDGDWVESCTALVEHANGSLEIIRWAEVLAGRSEAAGALPALPAPKPMPERTEAA, encoded by the coding sequence ATGGGGGCGGCGTCCGTAAACCGGTACCGGAGCATCTGGATCTCCGACATCCATCTGGGCACCCGCGGGTGCAAGGCGGATATCCTGCTGGATTTCCTCAAGCACAACGAGTCCGACTTTCTCTATCTGGTCGGCGACATCGTGGACGGCTGGCGCCTGCGCAAGGGCTGGTACTGGCCCCAGGCCCACAACGACGTGGTGCAGAAGATCCTGCGCCGGGCGCGCAAGGGGGCCAAGGTCTTCTATGTCCCCGGCAACCACGACGAGGCGGCGCGGGACTATCTGGGCCTGACCTTCGGCGGCGTGCGCGTGGTGTCGGAGGCCGAGCACACCACCGCCGACGGCCGCCGCTTCCTGGTGATCCACGGCGACCAGTTCGACGCGGTGGTCAAATACGCCCGCTGGCTGGCGCTGATCGGCGACCACGCCTATGTGGCGCTGCTTCAGGTCAACACCGGCTTCAACTGGGTCCGGCGGAAGCTGGGTTTCCCCTACTGGTCGCTGTCCGCCTATCTGAAGCACAAGGCCAAGACGGCGGTGGAGTTCATCGGCCAGTACGAACACGCGCTGGCCGAGGAAGCCCGGCGGCGGCGCATCGACGGCATCATCTGCGGCCACATCCACAGCGCGGAAATGCGCACGATCGAGGGTGTCCTCTATTGCAACGACGGCGATTGGGTCGAATCCTGCACCGCCTTGGTGGAGCACGCCAACGGCTCGCTGGAAATCATCCGCTGGGCGGAGGTCTTGGCCGGGCGCTCGGAAGCCGCTGGCGCGCTGCCCGCGCTGCCCGCACCGAAACCCATGCCGGAACGGACGGAAGCGGCGTGA
- a CDS encoding ABC transporter substrate-binding protein, with translation MLGTLGNRLAAALAVLLVVVPALAAEPEKAAVSIGVGSSILNYAPLPLAQNLGHFKQEGLTVTVENFQAGGSKALQALIGGSVDAVVGFYDHTIQMQAQGKEIVGVFLLTDTPGIVFDVRADLAGTIKDGKDLKGMRIGITTPGSSSDMVLRYYLRRNGLTPRDVSILAVGTGAPGMVALEGKTVDALITFDPIATVLDRKGTGKPLFDTRNEDGSRVAFGGAYPTACLYVTKAFLEKNPETVQRLANAFLRTLRWLAVEPPERIVAALPAASKVDDHTLNLDIVTASKPMFSQTGLFDPETLKTPLAVLSMYDEKIGKAPIDLSRTYTNRFAEEAAKQHP, from the coding sequence ATGCTCGGAACCTTGGGCAACCGTTTGGCCGCCGCCCTGGCCGTGCTGCTCGTGGTGGTACCGGCCCTTGCGGCCGAACCGGAAAAGGCCGCCGTGTCCATCGGCGTCGGTTCGTCGATCCTCAACTACGCGCCGCTGCCGCTGGCCCAGAACCTGGGCCATTTCAAGCAGGAGGGGCTGACCGTCACCGTGGAGAACTTCCAGGCCGGCGGCAGCAAGGCCCTGCAGGCGCTGATCGGCGGCTCGGTGGACGCAGTGGTCGGCTTCTACGACCACACGATCCAGATGCAGGCGCAGGGCAAGGAAATCGTCGGCGTATTCCTGCTGACCGACACGCCGGGCATCGTCTTCGACGTGCGCGCCGACCTTGCCGGCACAATCAAGGACGGCAAGGATCTGAAAGGGATGAGGATCGGCATCACGACGCCGGGTTCGTCCAGCGACATGGTGCTGCGCTACTACCTGCGCCGCAACGGCCTGACGCCGCGCGACGTCAGCATCCTGGCGGTCGGCACCGGCGCGCCGGGCATGGTGGCGCTGGAGGGGAAGACCGTGGACGCGCTCATCACCTTCGATCCCATCGCCACCGTGCTCGACCGCAAGGGCACCGGCAAGCCGCTGTTCGACACCCGCAACGAAGACGGGTCCAGGGTTGCGTTCGGCGGCGCCTACCCCACGGCCTGCCTTTATGTGACCAAGGCCTTTCTGGAGAAGAACCCGGAGACCGTGCAGCGCCTGGCCAACGCCTTCCTGCGCACGCTGCGCTGGCTTGCCGTGGAACCGCCGGAACGCATCGTCGCTGCCTTGCCGGCCGCCTCCAAGGTGGACGACCACACCCTCAACCTCGACATCGTGACGGCCTCGAAACCGATGTTCTCGCAAACCGGGCTGTTCGACCCGGAAACCTTGAAGACACCGCTGGCGGTCCTGTCCATGTACGACGAGAAGATCGGCAAGGCCCCCATCGACCTGTCCCGAACCTACACCAACCGCTTTGCGGAAGAGGCGGCCAAACAGCACCCGTAA
- a CDS encoding ABC transporter permease, translated as MPQPDTSPTVTIASEVPADAPRAPWSRKGKVRATQIGIVAVFLVAWEMAGRLAWIDPFFFPLPTAIAGRLAEWFSTSEIWGDVGITLLETVLSFTIGIAAGTALGIWLGLSAFAADVLQPFVKVFNAIPRILLGPIFVLWFGLGLASKVALGVTIVLFIAFFNTLQGVREVNPVVLANARLLKASRMALLRHVYLPSAASWIVSSLRVSVGMAVMGAVVAEYLGSSAGLGHIIAQAEGVMDATGVFAGLVLLSTFVVTLDRLVDSLESRLLVWRPVPSGEPDA; from the coding sequence ATGCCGCAGCCCGACACTAGCCCGACGGTTACGATCGCTTCCGAGGTTCCGGCCGACGCCCCGCGGGCGCCGTGGAGCCGGAAGGGAAAGGTCCGCGCGACTCAGATCGGCATCGTCGCGGTCTTCCTGGTCGCGTGGGAAATGGCCGGACGGCTGGCGTGGATCGACCCGTTCTTCTTCCCCTTGCCCACGGCCATCGCCGGGCGCCTGGCGGAGTGGTTCTCGACCAGCGAGATCTGGGGCGACGTCGGCATCACGCTGCTGGAGACGGTGCTGTCCTTCACCATCGGCATCGCCGCCGGCACGGCACTGGGCATCTGGCTCGGCCTGTCCGCGTTCGCCGCCGATGTTCTCCAGCCCTTCGTCAAGGTCTTCAATGCCATCCCGCGCATTCTGCTGGGACCGATCTTCGTTCTGTGGTTCGGCCTGGGGCTGGCGTCGAAGGTGGCGCTGGGCGTGACCATCGTGCTGTTCATCGCTTTCTTCAACACGCTGCAGGGTGTGCGCGAGGTGAACCCGGTGGTGCTCGCCAACGCCCGGCTGCTCAAGGCCAGCCGGATGGCCCTGCTGCGCCACGTCTACCTGCCGTCGGCGGCGAGCTGGATCGTGTCGAGCCTGCGCGTCTCGGTGGGCATGGCGGTGATGGGCGCTGTGGTGGCCGAATACCTCGGCTCGTCCGCCGGCCTGGGGCACATCATCGCCCAGGCCGAAGGCGTGATGGACGCCACCGGCGTCTTTGCCGGGCTGGTTCTGCTGTCAACCTTCGTGGTCACCCTGGACCGGCTCGTGGACAGCCTGGAATCCCGTCTGCTGGTCTGGCGCCCCGTGCCGTCCGGCGAACCGGACGCGTGA
- a CDS encoding pyridoxal phosphate-dependent aminotransferase, with product MQGSKRGAIPPFFVMEVMRAAFARERAGLDVLHLEVGQPSTGAPRGVLAAAHAALDADKLGYTDALGIPPLRAAIATWYRGRYGVAVDEQRIAVTTGSSGAFQLGFLAAFDPGDRVAMASPSYPAYRHTLTAIGVEPVELPTGPETGFQPTVALLEKLDRPVQGLIVASPANPTGTMLSREELTALANWCDANGVRLVSDEIYHGLTYGTEAVTAAAVSERAIVVNSFSKYFSMTGWRLGWMVLPPELVRPVECLAQNLFISAPTLSQVAAVAAFACTEELDAHVARYARNRALLLEELPKAGFTRLAPADGAFYIYADVSDMTDDSEAFCRRLLEDTGIAATPGIDFDPARGRHFMRFSFAGSEAAVAEAARRLIAWRRSA from the coding sequence ATGCAAGGGTCCAAGCGCGGTGCCATTCCTCCCTTTTTCGTGATGGAGGTGATGCGCGCCGCCTTCGCCCGTGAACGGGCCGGGCTGGATGTGCTGCATCTGGAAGTGGGGCAGCCGTCCACCGGCGCGCCCCGTGGCGTGCTGGCCGCGGCCCACGCCGCCCTCGACGCCGACAAGCTGGGCTATACCGACGCGCTGGGCATCCCGCCGCTGCGCGCCGCCATCGCCACATGGTACCGCGGCCGCTACGGCGTGGCGGTGGACGAGCAGCGCATCGCGGTGACCACCGGGTCCAGCGGCGCCTTTCAGCTTGGGTTCCTGGCGGCGTTCGATCCCGGCGACCGGGTGGCCATGGCATCGCCCAGCTACCCCGCCTACCGCCACACCCTGACCGCCATCGGGGTGGAGCCGGTGGAGTTGCCCACCGGGCCGGAAACCGGGTTCCAGCCCACGGTCGCGTTGCTGGAAAAGCTGGACCGGCCGGTCCAGGGGCTGATCGTCGCCAGTCCGGCCAACCCCACCGGCACCATGCTGAGCCGGGAGGAGCTGACCGCACTCGCCAACTGGTGCGATGCCAACGGCGTGCGGCTGGTGTCGGACGAGATCTATCACGGCCTGACCTACGGCACCGAGGCGGTGACCGCCGCGGCGGTCAGCGAACGGGCCATCGTGGTCAACAGCTTCTCCAAGTATTTTTCCATGACCGGCTGGCGGCTGGGGTGGATGGTGCTGCCGCCGGAACTGGTGCGTCCGGTGGAATGCCTGGCGCAGAACCTGTTCATCTCCGCCCCCACCCTGTCGCAGGTGGCGGCGGTGGCGGCGTTCGCGTGTACGGAAGAACTGGACGCCCACGTCGCCCGCTACGCCCGCAACCGCGCCCTGCTGCTGGAGGAGCTGCCCAAGGCCGGCTTCACCAGGCTGGCCCCGGCGGACGGCGCCTTCTACATCTACGCCGACGTGTCGGACATGACCGACGACAGCGAGGCGTTCTGCCGCCGCCTGCTGGAGGACACCGGGATTGCCGCCACCCCCGGCATCGACTTCGACCCTGCGCGCGGGCGGCATTTCATGCGCTTTTCCTTCGCCGGATCGGAAGCGGCGGTCGCGGAGGCGGCGCGGCGTCTGATTGCATGGCGGCGGAGCGCCTGA
- a CDS encoding ISAs1 family transposase, with the protein MSWYAKVFAALPDPRTGNAKRHDLLEVLAIALTASICGAESCSDYADFAVDREALFRDFLRLENGIPSHDTFSRIFRLLDPAAFAACFGRFLDELGAAGAGVLAIDGKTLRRSFDDAARANPLAVVTAFASATRVVVGQQSFRVAEGDSEIVAARALLGCMDLTGWLVTADAIHCQMDTARIIRDQGGDYLLRLKANHPALHGMVVDYFADPLTLAELNTYETTDADHGRIETRRAWVSHDLSWLRGPKSACSEPVLLPDMACLGMIEAAIERNGKTTVTRHYHLASRPLGAEEYLNAARAHWSVENGLHWVLDVTFDEDRARNRKDHGPENLATLRKLALNVLNRARPDVSVRRKRKRSGWSDDFARSILGQMR; encoded by the coding sequence ATGTCGTGGTACGCCAAAGTGTTTGCCGCATTACCAGACCCTCGCACTGGGAACGCCAAGCGGCACGACCTCCTTGAGGTTCTCGCGATCGCGCTGACGGCGTCGATCTGCGGGGCTGAGAGCTGTTCGGACTATGCCGATTTTGCGGTGGATCGGGAGGCTTTGTTCCGGGACTTCTTGCGGCTGGAGAACGGGATTCCGAGCCACGATACATTCTCGCGGATCTTCCGGCTTCTCGATCCGGCCGCCTTTGCGGCGTGCTTCGGGCGGTTTCTGGACGAACTGGGGGCGGCAGGCGCGGGCGTGCTCGCCATCGACGGCAAGACGCTACGCCGCTCCTTCGACGACGCGGCGCGCGCCAACCCGCTGGCGGTGGTCACGGCGTTCGCCTCGGCCACGCGCGTGGTGGTGGGCCAGCAGAGCTTCCGGGTGGCCGAGGGCGACAGCGAGATCGTGGCGGCGCGGGCCTTGCTGGGATGCATGGACCTGACGGGATGGCTGGTGACCGCCGACGCCATCCATTGCCAAATGGACACCGCGCGCATCATTCGCGACCAAGGGGGCGACTACCTTCTGCGGCTCAAGGCCAACCACCCCGCCCTGCATGGCATGGTGGTGGACTATTTCGCCGATCCGCTGACGCTGGCCGAATTGAATACGTACGAAACCACCGATGCTGATCACGGCCGTATCGAGACCCGCCGGGCTTGGGTCAGCCACGACCTGAGTTGGCTGCGCGGTCCCAAGTCGGCTTGCTCGGAGCCGGTTCTGCTCCCCGACATGGCCTGCCTGGGCATGATCGAGGCCGCCATCGAACGCAATGGCAAAACCACCGTCACCCGCCACTATCACCTCGCCTCGCGACCGCTTGGCGCCGAAGAGTACCTCAACGCCGCTCGGGCACACTGGTCGGTGGAGAACGGCCTCCATTGGGTTCTCGACGTTACCTTCGACGAGGACCGCGCCAGAAACCGAAAGGATCACGGCCCGGAAAACCTCGCTACCCTGCGCAAGCTCGCCCTCAACGTCCTCAACCGCGCCCGACCTGACGTCTCCGTCCGCCGTAAGCGAAAACGCTCAGGATGGTCCGACGACTTCGCAAGATCCATCCTTGGGCAAATGCGATGA
- a CDS encoding glycosyltransferase family 4 protein has product MNILIVTDAWTPQVNGVVRTISTVRAELEAMGHTVEVIGPDRFRTVPMPTYPEIRLALGAGRRLRAMIEAMRPDCIHIATEGPLGFAARRWCVKRGIPFTTAYHTRFPEYVRDRVPVPLALSYAVVRRFHKPAAAVMVATPSIEQDLLARGFTNIRRWTRGVDTDLFRPRDKGFLDLPRPIALYVGRVAVEKNLEDFLKLDLPGTKVVVGDGPARAELQARYPEVHWAGARHGEDLARHYAAADVFVFPSRTDTFGLVLLEALASGVPVAAYPVPGPLDVVDGSGTGCLSEDLAEAVETALTIPPERCRDYALGFSWRRSAEQFLANLRPFT; this is encoded by the coding sequence GTGAACATCCTGATCGTCACCGATGCGTGGACGCCGCAGGTCAACGGCGTCGTGCGCACCATCTCCACCGTCCGCGCCGAACTGGAAGCCATGGGCCACACGGTGGAGGTGATCGGGCCGGACCGTTTCCGCACCGTGCCCATGCCCACATACCCGGAAATCCGGCTGGCGCTGGGCGCCGGGCGGCGGCTGCGCGCGATGATCGAGGCCATGCGCCCCGACTGCATCCACATCGCCACCGAAGGGCCGCTGGGCTTCGCCGCCCGCCGCTGGTGCGTGAAGCGCGGCATCCCCTTCACCACCGCCTATCACACGCGGTTTCCCGAATATGTGCGCGACCGGGTGCCGGTGCCGCTGGCGCTGAGCTATGCGGTGGTGCGGCGGTTCCACAAGCCGGCCGCGGCGGTGATGGTCGCCACGCCGTCCATCGAACAGGATCTGCTGGCCCGCGGCTTCACCAACATCCGCCGCTGGACCCGCGGGGTGGACACCGACCTGTTCCGCCCGCGCGACAAGGGTTTCCTGGATCTGCCGCGGCCCATCGCGCTGTACGTGGGCCGGGTGGCGGTGGAAAAGAACCTGGAGGATTTCCTCAAACTGGATCTGCCCGGCACCAAGGTGGTGGTGGGCGACGGCCCGGCCCGCGCCGAGCTTCAGGCGCGATACCCCGAGGTCCATTGGGCCGGCGCCCGCCACGGCGAGGATCTGGCCCGCCATTACGCCGCGGCGGACGTGTTCGTCTTCCCCTCCCGCACCGACACCTTCGGGCTGGTGCTGCTGGAGGCGCTGGCGTCCGGCGTGCCGGTGGCGGCCTACCCGGTGCCGGGGCCGCTGGACGTGGTGGACGGGTCGGGTACGGGGTGCCTGAGCGAGGATCTGGCCGAGGCGGTGGAAACCGCCCTGACCATCCCGCCCGAACGCTGCCGCGATTACGCGCTGGGCTTCTCATGGCGCCGGTCGGCGGAACAGTTCCTGGCCAACCTGCGGCCGTTTACGTGA
- the pyk gene encoding pyruvate kinase has translation MTPPTTPIRRNRLTKIVATLGPASSTPAMIRTLFEAGVDVFRLNFSHGTHADHGERLAAIRAVEAELGRPIGVMADLQGPKLRIATFADGPITLTPGHRLRLDLSREPGDLTRVGLPHPEIFAAMAPGADLLLDDGRVRLRVVDCGPEFADTVVVSGTRLSDRKGVNVPGVMLPLSPLTAKDREDLVFALDQGVDWVALSFVQRPEDVAEARRLIAGRAALLSKLEKPQAIQHLDSIIELSDGVMVARGDLGVELPPEDVPSIQKRIVQEARRAGKPVIVATQMLESMVSAPAPTRAEASDVATAVFDGADAVMLSAETASGSYPVEAVSFMDRITGKIERDPLYRAIMDAQQPEPEHTAADAITSAAHQVSHTIQAAAIVTYTTSGSTTLRAARERPEVPILCLTSSQETARRLAMVFAVHGVVIADVTNFSEMVQTATRTAFAHRLAAEGQRLVITAGVPFGTPGNTNILRIAWVEGNA, from the coding sequence ATGACACCGCCGACCACCCCCATCCGGCGCAACCGGCTGACGAAGATCGTCGCCACGCTGGGTCCGGCTTCGTCCACCCCGGCCATGATCCGCACGCTGTTCGAAGCCGGCGTGGACGTGTTCCGCCTGAATTTCTCTCACGGAACCCACGCCGACCACGGCGAGCGGCTGGCCGCCATCCGCGCGGTGGAAGCCGAGCTGGGCCGCCCCATCGGCGTGATGGCGGACCTCCAGGGGCCGAAGCTGCGCATCGCCACCTTTGCCGACGGCCCCATCACGCTGACGCCGGGCCACCGGCTGCGGCTCGACCTGTCGCGGGAACCGGGGGATCTCACCCGTGTCGGCCTGCCCCATCCCGAAATCTTCGCGGCCATGGCGCCGGGCGCCGACCTGCTGCTGGACGACGGGCGGGTGCGGCTGCGCGTGGTGGATTGCGGGCCGGAGTTCGCCGACACCGTGGTGGTCAGCGGCACCCGGCTGTCGGACCGCAAGGGCGTGAACGTGCCGGGCGTGATGCTGCCCTTGTCGCCCCTGACGGCGAAGGACCGCGAGGATCTGGTCTTTGCGCTGGACCAGGGGGTGGATTGGGTCGCCCTGTCCTTCGTCCAGCGGCCCGAGGACGTGGCGGAGGCCCGCCGGCTGATCGCCGGGCGCGCGGCGCTGCTGTCCAAGCTGGAAAAGCCCCAGGCCATCCAGCATCTGGACAGCATCATCGAACTGTCCGACGGGGTGATGGTGGCCCGCGGCGACCTGGGCGTGGAACTGCCGCCCGAGGACGTGCCCAGCATCCAGAAGCGCATCGTGCAGGAGGCGCGGCGCGCCGGCAAGCCGGTGATCGTGGCGACCCAGATGCTGGAATCCATGGTCTCCGCCCCCGCCCCCACCCGGGCGGAGGCGTCCGACGTGGCCACCGCCGTGTTCGACGGGGCGGATGCGGTGATGCTGTCGGCGGAAACCGCCTCGGGCTCCTATCCCGTGGAGGCGGTGTCGTTCATGGACCGCATCACCGGCAAGATCGAGCGTGACCCGCTCTACCGCGCCATCATGGACGCCCAGCAGCCGGAGCCGGAGCACACCGCCGCCGATGCCATCACCAGTGCCGCGCATCAGGTGTCGCACACCATCCAGGCGGCGGCCATCGTCACCTACACCACCAGCGGCTCGACCACGCTGCGGGCGGCGCGCGAACGGCCCGAGGTGCCGATCCTGTGCCTGACCTCCAGCCAGGAGACGGCGCGGCGGCTGGCCATGGTGTTCGCGGTCCACGGGGTGGTGATCGCCGACGTCACCAACTTCTCCGAAATGGTCCAGACCGCCACCCGCACCGCCTTCGCCCACCGCCTGGCGGCGGAGGGCCAGCGGCTGGTCATCACCGCCGGCGTGCCCTTCGGCACCCCCGGCAACACCAACATCCTGCGCATCGCCTGGGTCGAGGGGAACGCGTAA
- a CDS encoding ABC transporter ATP-binding protein: MDDPSVPSVTLSGVAVRFGRFTAVSDADLHVKSGEFLAVVGPTGCGKSTLLNIITGLLRPAAGTVAIFGKPLTGLNGDSGYMLQQDALLPWKTALDNIGLGLIFQGMPVAQARERALPWLRKVGLDGFESRYPHQLSGGQRKRVAMAQTLIMGPKIVLMDEPFSALDVHTRRLMHRILLDLWQEERRSLIFITHDLEEAITLADRVLVMSAGPGSRIIGEVPIPLPRPRNVSALATTDEFLHLYREVWGLLGAEVEKSYAAARH, encoded by the coding sequence ATGGATGATCCGTCCGTTCCATCGGTCACGCTGAGTGGCGTGGCGGTCCGGTTCGGCCGCTTCACGGCTGTGTCCGACGCCGACCTGCACGTCAAATCGGGCGAGTTCCTGGCGGTCGTCGGTCCGACGGGCTGCGGGAAATCGACGCTCCTCAACATCATCACCGGCCTGCTGCGCCCGGCCGCCGGCACGGTGGCGATCTTCGGCAAACCGCTGACCGGACTGAACGGCGATTCCGGCTACATGCTCCAGCAGGACGCGCTGCTGCCCTGGAAGACGGCACTCGACAACATCGGCCTGGGGCTGATCTTCCAGGGAATGCCGGTCGCACAGGCGCGCGAACGCGCCCTTCCCTGGCTCAGGAAGGTCGGGCTGGACGGCTTCGAATCCCGCTATCCGCACCAGCTTTCCGGCGGCCAGCGCAAGCGCGTCGCCATGGCCCAGACCCTGATCATGGGACCGAAGATCGTGCTGATGGACGAGCCCTTCTCGGCGCTCGACGTGCACACCCGCCGCCTCATGCACCGGATCCTGCTGGATCTGTGGCAGGAGGAGCGGCGTTCGCTGATCTTCATCACCCACGATCTGGAGGAGGCGATCACGCTGGCCGACCGCGTGCTGGTGATGTCCGCCGGTCCGGGCAGCCGGATCATCGGCGAGGTGCCGATCCCCCTGCCGCGACCACGGAACGTGAGCGCGCTGGCGACCACCGACGAATTCCTGCACCTGTACCGCGAAGTGTGGGGGCTGCTCGGTGCCGAGGTGGAGAAGAGTTATGCCGCAGCCCGACACTAG
- a CDS encoding TldD/PmbA family protein, translating to MTSTSTPPAGDVLDLLDGLIGRARRAGADAADAVLFDSASLSLSQRLGQPERLERSESGDLGLRVFVGRRQAIVSTSDRSPAMLAELVDRAVSMARVVPEDPFCGIAGPEQIATSWQDMDCCDPAEPSSEEMIAQARIAEETALSIAGVTNSEGADASWSRSTIAIAASNGFAGSYAVSRRSLSVSVLAGTGTGMERDYGFDSKVYAADLRSAEDIGREAGEKAVRRLNPRKVKSCRVPVVYDPRVSRGILGHLTGAISGPSITRGTSFLKDRMGEVIFPETVNIIDDPFVRRGLRSRPFDAEGLPVVRRNLIENGRLTTWLLDLRSSRQLGLAPTGHASRGTSGPPGPAPSNVTMAPGSRTPEAIIGEIDEGLYITELMGSGVNGVTGDYSRGASGFWIEKGRIAYPVSEITVAGNLKDMFLNLEPASDLELRYGMDAPTIRIDGMTIAGM from the coding sequence ATGACCTCTACCTCTACCCCGCCGGCGGGCGACGTTCTGGACCTGCTCGACGGCCTGATCGGACGGGCGCGGCGGGCCGGGGCCGACGCGGCGGATGCGGTGCTGTTCGATTCCGCGTCCCTGTCCCTGTCCCAGCGTCTGGGCCAGCCCGAACGGCTGGAACGGTCGGAATCGGGTGACCTGGGCCTGCGGGTGTTCGTCGGGCGGCGTCAGGCCATCGTGTCCACCTCCGACCGCAGCCCGGCCATGCTGGCCGAACTGGTGGACCGCGCGGTGTCCATGGCCCGCGTGGTGCCCGAGGATCCCTTCTGCGGCATCGCCGGGCCGGAGCAGATCGCCACGTCCTGGCAGGACATGGACTGCTGCGACCCCGCCGAACCGTCGTCGGAAGAGATGATCGCACAGGCCCGCATCGCCGAGGAAACCGCGCTTTCCATCGCCGGGGTGACCAATTCCGAAGGGGCGGATGCGTCGTGGAGCCGCTCCACCATCGCCATTGCCGCGTCCAACGGCTTTGCCGGTTCCTACGCGGTGTCGCGGCGGTCGCTGTCGGTGTCGGTGCTGGCCGGTACCGGCACGGGCATGGAGCGGGACTACGGCTTCGATTCCAAGGTCTACGCCGCCGACCTGCGCAGCGCGGAGGACATCGGGCGCGAGGCGGGGGAAAAGGCCGTGCGCCGGCTGAACCCGCGCAAGGTGAAAAGCTGCCGCGTGCCGGTGGTCTATGACCCGCGGGTGTCGCGCGGCATCCTGGGCCACCTGACCGGGGCCATCAGCGGTCCGTCCATCACGCGGGGCACCAGCTTCCTGAAGGACAGGATGGGGGAGGTGATCTTCCCCGAAACCGTCAACATCATCGACGATCCCTTCGTCCGCCGCGGCCTGCGCTCCCGCCCCTTCGACGCCGAGGGGCTGCCGGTGGTCCGCCGCAACCTGATCGAGAACGGGCGGCTGACCACGTGGCTTCTCGATCTGCGCTCGTCCCGGCAACTGGGGCTGGCGCCCACGGGACATGCGTCGCGCGGCACCTCCGGTCCGCCCGGCCCGGCGCCGTCCAACGTCACCATGGCCCCCGGCTCCCGCACGCCCGAGGCGATCATCGGTGAGATCGACGAGGGCCTTTACATCACCGAACTGATGGGGTCGGGGGTCAACGGCGTGACCGGCGATTACAGCCGCGGGGCCAGCGGTTTCTGGATCGAAAAGGGCCGCATCGCCTATCCGGTCAGCGAGATCACCGTGGCCGGCAACCTGAAGGACATGTTCTTGAACCTGGAGCCGGCCAGCGACCTGGAACTGCGCTACGGCATGGATGCCCCCACCATCCGCATCGACGGCATGACCATCGCCGGGATGTGA
- a CDS encoding diacylglycerol/lipid kinase family protein, with product MTVLPPTDRRRLLVIHNPVAGARRARRLAAVIAALGERHGAEVTVWATTRRGDAEAMGRSLTPASGWDAVAVAGGDGTINEAINGIMAGNAAAPWAPPPFAVVPLGTANVLAHELGLPFDAAGVADTLALGRVQPVHLGTANGRCFAMMAGVGLDAHVVDGVDPALKRRIGKGAYALETLRRLARPRGGRYRVTVGNTVHEVAAAIAANGHFYGGTFVCAPDARLAEPTLHLCRFERFGRWNALRYVAGVTTGLVRRFPDVPVAPVTALRIDGPAGEPVQGDGDIIARLPVDIGLHPRTLPVLVPAG from the coding sequence GTGACTGTCCTGCCGCCGACCGACCGCCGCCGTCTTCTCGTCATCCACAACCCCGTCGCCGGGGCCCGCCGCGCCCGCCGGCTGGCCGCGGTCATCGCCGCACTGGGCGAACGCCATGGCGCCGAGGTCACCGTGTGGGCCACCACCCGCCGCGGCGATGCGGAGGCCATGGGCCGCAGCCTTACGCCGGCATCCGGGTGGGACGCGGTGGCGGTGGCCGGCGGCGACGGCACCATCAACGAGGCCATCAACGGTATCATGGCCGGGAACGCGGCAGCCCCCTGGGCCCCGCCGCCTTTCGCAGTGGTGCCGCTGGGCACCGCCAACGTGCTGGCCCACGAGCTGGGGCTGCCGTTCGACGCCGCGGGCGTGGCCGACACGCTGGCGCTGGGGCGGGTGCAGCCGGTGCATCTGGGCACCGCCAACGGGCGCTGTTTCGCCATGATGGCCGGGGTGGGGCTCGACGCCCATGTGGTGGACGGGGTGGACCCCGCCCTGAAGCGCCGCATCGGCAAGGGCGCCTATGCGCTGGAAACGCTCCGCCGGCTGGCCCGCCCGCGCGGCGGGCGCTACCGCGTCACGGTGGGGAACACGGTGCACGAGGTGGCGGCGGCCATCGCCGCCAACGGCCATTTCTACGGCGGCACCTTCGTCTGCGCCCCCGATGCCCGGCTGGCCGAGCCCACGCTGCACCTGTGCCGGTTCGAACGGTTCGGGCGGTGGAACGCGCTGCGCTATGTGGCGGGGGTGACCACGGGGCTGGTGCGCCGTTTCCCCGACGTGCCCGTCGCCCCCGTCACCGCCCTGCGCATCGACGGGCCGGCGGGGGAGCCGGTGCAGGGCGACGGCGACATCATCGCCCGGCTGCCGGTGGACATCGGCCTGCACCCGCGCACCCTGCCGGTGCTCGTCCCGGCGGGGTAA